The Echinicola rosea genome has a segment encoding these proteins:
- a CDS encoding efflux RND transporter permease subunit, giving the protein MAGLSSVSIRRPVLAIVFSLSILLFGIIGMTFLGVREYPSVDPPIINVRTTYVGANADVIEAQITEPLEESINGISGIKSLTSTSNDGTSNITVEFDVGADMEAAANDVRDKVSRAQRNLPPDAEPPVVSKADADSQPIVFLNVKSEQKSLLEISDIADNIFKERLQTIPGVSEVRIWGEKEYAMRLRMDPIRMASYGVTPLDVLNKVQSENVELPSGRIEGSTIELSVRTKSRLSTPDEFNGLIIKESENNIVRFEDVGNAELAPLNERTVLKRDGVPMVGVVLVPLPGSNSIEIVDEFYRRLEFIKKDLPDDIELGIGFDSTEYIRNSISEVQETILLAFLLVVAIIFLFLRDWRTTFIPVITIPISLVGVFFIMYMMDFSINVLTLLGIVLSIGLVVDDAIVVLENIYAKIEKGEQPKAAAEQGAEEIFFAVIATTIALAAVFLPVIFLTGTTGRLFREFGVVVAGSVIISSFVALTMTPMLSSKLLKKREKHNWFYNVTEPIFLWLNKKYEAALLWFMQLRWISFVIILAMGGGIYLLFNAIPSELAPTEDRGEMRINMSGPEGATFDYMDRVIDELLYEMMTTIPEDVWDSFISVTSPGFGTASTNSGFIRVRLVDASQRTESQQEVFEDVSEILRKKTDVKAFASQPQSIGDRRGGLPVQYVLQAQNLEKLKEVIPTFMDKVNQSSIFQFSDINLKFTKPEIEVEIDRAKARNIGVSVQEIARTLQLSYSGQRFDYFIMNGKQYQVVGEMQKEDRNEPINLRMLYVRAENGQLVQLDNLVNITEKSTPPQLYRFNRFVSATVSAGLAPKYTIGDGLDEMDRIAAEVLDESFTTDVAGVSKEFRESSNSLIFAFLFALILIYLVLSAQFESFTDPLTIMITVPLALFGALLSLWLGDYTLNIFSQIGIIMLIGLVTKNGILIVEFANQRKAHGLDVDEAIVGAAVARFRPILMTSLSTILGILPIALALGAGAESRSPMGVAVIGGLVLSTILTLFIIPGVYTYLTSKSSRLARI; this is encoded by the coding sequence ATGGCAGGCCTATCTTCCGTAAGTATCAGAAGGCCGGTACTGGCCATAGTGTTTTCGCTGAGCATCTTGCTCTTCGGGATCATCGGCATGACCTTTTTGGGCGTCCGGGAGTACCCCAGTGTGGATCCCCCTATCATCAATGTCCGGACCACCTATGTGGGGGCAAATGCTGATGTCATCGAAGCCCAAATCACAGAACCACTTGAAGAATCCATCAACGGTATTTCGGGAATAAAATCCCTCACGTCCACCAGTAATGACGGAACCAGTAACATCACGGTAGAATTTGACGTGGGGGCGGACATGGAAGCGGCCGCCAATGACGTAAGGGATAAAGTATCTCGTGCCCAGCGAAACCTCCCCCCTGACGCAGAGCCCCCTGTAGTCTCCAAAGCAGATGCCGATTCGCAGCCCATCGTATTTCTCAATGTAAAGAGTGAGCAAAAATCCCTCCTTGAGATTTCTGACATTGCTGACAATATCTTTAAGGAGCGGCTCCAGACCATCCCTGGGGTGAGTGAAGTCCGTATTTGGGGAGAAAAAGAGTACGCCATGCGCCTCCGGATGGACCCCATCCGCATGGCATCCTACGGGGTTACCCCGCTGGATGTCCTCAACAAAGTTCAAAGTGAAAATGTGGAGCTGCCATCCGGCCGAATAGAAGGCAGCACCATCGAGCTCTCTGTCCGCACCAAAAGCCGTCTATCTACCCCTGATGAATTCAATGGCCTCATCATCAAGGAAAGCGAAAACAATATCGTCCGGTTTGAGGATGTCGGCAACGCCGAATTGGCACCGCTCAATGAGCGAACGGTCTTGAAACGTGATGGTGTCCCCATGGTGGGTGTGGTCTTGGTGCCACTTCCGGGATCAAACAGCATCGAAATCGTAGATGAATTTTATAGGAGATTGGAGTTTATCAAAAAAGACCTTCCTGATGATATTGAGCTGGGAATAGGCTTTGACTCGACAGAGTATATCCGAAATTCCATCAGCGAAGTGCAGGAAACCATCCTGTTGGCATTTCTGTTGGTAGTGGCCATCATCTTTTTGTTTTTAAGGGACTGGCGTACCACGTTTATCCCTGTCATCACCATTCCTATATCACTGGTAGGAGTGTTTTTTATCATGTACATGATGGATTTTTCGATCAATGTACTCACCTTGCTCGGGATCGTATTATCCATCGGCTTGGTAGTGGATGATGCCATTGTGGTGCTGGAAAATATCTATGCCAAAATCGAAAAAGGCGAACAGCCCAAGGCGGCAGCAGAGCAGGGTGCTGAGGAAATCTTCTTCGCGGTAATCGCCACTACTATTGCCTTGGCAGCAGTATTCTTACCGGTAATTTTCCTTACCGGTACCACTGGCAGGCTCTTCAGGGAATTCGGGGTGGTAGTGGCAGGATCTGTGATCATTTCCTCTTTTGTGGCACTGACCATGACACCCATGCTCAGCTCCAAACTCCTCAAAAAGCGTGAAAAGCACAATTGGTTCTACAATGTCACCGAACCGATTTTCCTTTGGCTGAATAAGAAATATGAAGCCGCATTGCTTTGGTTTATGCAGCTTAGATGGATCTCATTTGTCATCATTTTGGCCATGGGTGGAGGCATTTACCTCTTGTTCAATGCCATCCCGTCAGAACTTGCCCCCACGGAAGATCGTGGCGAAATGCGCATCAACATGAGCGGGCCTGAAGGTGCCACTTTTGATTATATGGATAGGGTGATCGACGAATTGCTGTACGAGATGATGACCACAATCCCGGAAGATGTATGGGACAGTTTTATCTCCGTAACGTCTCCTGGGTTTGGTACCGCAAGTACCAATTCGGGCTTTATCCGTGTCCGGCTCGTAGATGCCAGCCAACGGACAGAAAGCCAGCAGGAGGTCTTTGAGGATGTCTCAGAAATTCTTCGCAAGAAAACAGACGTCAAGGCATTTGCCTCCCAGCCCCAATCTATCGGAGACAGAAGGGGAGGACTTCCCGTCCAATACGTCCTTCAAGCCCAAAACCTCGAGAAACTGAAGGAGGTCATCCCGACCTTTATGGACAAGGTAAACCAAAGTTCGATTTTCCAATTTTCGGATATCAACCTAAAGTTTACCAAGCCGGAGATAGAAGTGGAAATAGACCGTGCAAAAGCCCGGAACATCGGCGTGTCGGTACAGGAAATTGCCAGGACCCTTCAGCTCTCCTATTCGGGGCAGCGGTTTGACTATTTTATCATGAATGGCAAACAGTACCAAGTGGTGGGCGAGATGCAAAAGGAAGACAGAAACGAGCCTATCAACTTACGCATGCTTTACGTAAGGGCTGAAAATGGTCAATTGGTGCAGTTGGACAACTTGGTAAACATCACGGAAAAAAGTACGCCTCCACAGCTCTACCGCTTTAACCGTTTCGTGAGTGCCACCGTATCGGCCGGTCTTGCTCCAAAATACACCATCGGCGATGGACTGGACGAAATGGACCGTATCGCTGCGGAAGTACTGGACGAAAGCTTCACCACAGATGTAGCAGGGGTATCCAAAGAATTCCGCGAAAGCTCCAACAGTTTGATATTCGCCTTTCTTTTTGCCTTGATACTGATTTATTTGGTTCTTTCTGCACAATTTGAAAGCTTTACCGATCCACTTACCATCATGATTACGGTGCCTTTAGCCTTGTTTGGTGCCCTATTGTCCCTTTGGTTGGGCGATTATACCCTGAACATCTTTAGCCAGATTGGCATCATCATGCTCATTGGGCTAGTGACCAAAAACGGTATTTTGATCGTGGAATTTGCCAATCAGCGCAAAGCCCATGGATTGGACGTTGACGAAGCGATCGTAGGAGCGGCTGTGGCCCGATTCAGGCCTATCTTGATGACCAGTCTTTCTACCATTCTAGGGATATTGCCCATCGCGCTCGCCCTTGGTGCGGGAGCAGAAAGCCGAAGTCCTATGGGGGTGGCCGTGATTGGCGGCTTGGTGCTGTCCACCATTTTGACCCTCTTCATCATACCGGGAGTATATACTTATTTGACATCAAAATCATCAAGATTAGCAAGAATATGA
- a CDS encoding efflux RND transporter periplasmic adaptor subunit → MKKQTKILLIVAIIVVIAIIFLFPRLQGGSSNNKPASATSEVPEEMTVLPVDVIEVKPERLENNLNITGNVLSNESVTLRPEITGLVESINFEEGQFVKKGTPLVYLNDDELTAQLDRLEYTKKLYEGQENRQKQLLAREAISQEEYDIILNQYNTTLSDIKLVKAQLDKTVIKAPFDGVLGLRQISSGSVISTTDIIANIVNIDPIKIEFSIPERYAGQVQVGSTIQFSNNASDGFEKGKVYAYEPVIDAETRTLTLRAISPNEDRKFLPGMFVNIRFNLEVEEDALLVPSESLIPELSGYKLFLVNQEGIVEERKVEIGIRTDSEVQVLEGLNAGELVLTTGVLQAKEGMQVNYNKIN, encoded by the coding sequence ATGAAGAAACAAACTAAAATATTATTGATTGTGGCCATCATCGTGGTCATCGCCATTATTTTTCTATTTCCTCGCTTGCAGGGAGGAAGTTCCAATAATAAACCGGCAAGTGCCACTTCAGAGGTTCCTGAAGAAATGACAGTGCTACCTGTTGACGTGATAGAAGTAAAACCTGAGCGACTGGAAAACAACCTTAACATTACCGGGAATGTGCTTTCAAACGAATCGGTAACCTTACGACCGGAAATCACAGGGCTGGTAGAATCCATAAATTTTGAAGAGGGGCAATTTGTAAAGAAAGGAACTCCCTTGGTTTACCTCAATGATGACGAGCTGACCGCACAGTTGGACAGATTGGAATATACAAAGAAGCTATACGAAGGGCAGGAAAACCGCCAAAAGCAGCTCTTGGCCAGGGAAGCGATCAGTCAGGAAGAATACGACATCATATTGAACCAATATAACACCACCCTTTCGGACATCAAACTCGTAAAGGCCCAACTGGACAAAACGGTCATTAAAGCTCCATTTGATGGAGTGCTCGGTTTACGGCAAATTTCTTCAGGGTCTGTCATTAGCACTACTGACATCATCGCCAACATCGTCAATATCGACCCGATAAAAATCGAATTTTCCATTCCGGAGAGGTATGCCGGCCAAGTGCAAGTGGGCTCCACCATTCAGTTTTCAAACAATGCCTCTGATGGATTCGAAAAGGGAAAAGTCTATGCATACGAGCCAGTGATCGATGCCGAAACCAGGACATTGACCCTGCGTGCCATCAGCCCAAACGAGGACAGGAAATTTCTCCCGGGCATGTTTGTAAACATCCGTTTTAACCTGGAAGTAGAAGAGGATGCCCTTTTGGTCCCTTCCGAATCCTTGATCCCGGAGCTGAGCGGCTATAAGCTCTTTCTGGTAAACCAAGAAGGAATCGTAGAGGAAAGAAAAGTGGAAATAGGGATCCGGACCGATAGCGAGGTACAGGTTTTAGAGGGCCTGAATGCTGGAGAACTGGTCCTGACCACTGGAGTACTCCAAGCCAAAGAAGGAATGCAGGTAAATTACAATAAAATCAATTGA
- a CDS encoding DUF4421 domain-containing protein: MMFMRKWGFILAITGIFFCTDLFAQIQNDTTYFERFTDMVTGRLYFSRKYTGLDIRDRLKEAPLLRYRPNSTLNMGVGASYDVFTLNLALGFGFLNPERGKGDTKYLDAQLHAYPDKWAIDGFLQVYNGYHLVPEGEFAEESQHYYYRPDIKVREVGASVKYVFNGEKFSYKAAFLQTEWQKKSAGTLLVGAEIYGGLAKGDSSFIPKSVMIDPSRDFDKLFFMEFGPNIGYAYTLVIAKHYFLMGAASGNIGVGFTNQYGLEKSTNWSVNANYLLKASVGYNSKRWAVNANYVYSKVRLAKNDDFNNSLITGNYRLNLIYRFIPSPKVRKFLDTINPYQYLE, from the coding sequence ATGATGTTCATGCGAAAATGGGGCTTTATACTTGCAATAACAGGGATATTTTTCTGCACCGACCTGTTTGCACAAATTCAAAATGACACCACGTATTTTGAACGCTTTACCGATATGGTGACAGGCAGGCTGTACTTTTCCAGAAAATATACAGGCCTTGACATTCGGGACCGCCTGAAAGAAGCCCCATTGTTACGCTATCGGCCAAACTCCACCTTAAACATGGGAGTGGGGGCTTCATATGATGTTTTCACCCTTAATCTTGCATTGGGATTTGGCTTTTTAAATCCCGAAAGAGGGAAGGGGGATACCAAATACCTCGACGCCCAACTGCACGCTTATCCAGACAAATGGGCCATCGATGGCTTCTTACAGGTGTACAATGGTTACCATTTGGTGCCGGAAGGTGAATTTGCGGAAGAAAGCCAGCATTATTATTATCGACCAGACATCAAGGTTCGCGAGGTCGGCGCTTCTGTAAAATACGTTTTTAACGGAGAAAAATTCAGCTATAAAGCGGCATTCCTGCAAACAGAATGGCAGAAAAAATCCGCCGGAACCCTCTTGGTAGGGGCGGAAATATACGGCGGGCTGGCAAAAGGTGACAGCTCCTTCATCCCAAAAAGCGTCATGATCGACCCGTCCAGAGATTTTGACAAACTGTTCTTTATGGAATTTGGGCCAAACATCGGGTACGCTTATACACTGGTCATCGCCAAACACTACTTCTTGATGGGCGCTGCCAGTGGAAATATCGGTGTGGGTTTTACCAATCAATACGGACTGGAAAAATCCACCAATTGGTCGGTCAATGCCAACTACTTACTCAAAGCCAGTGTGGGGTATAATTCCAAGCGCTGGGCAGTCAATGCCAACTATGTCTATAGCAAGGTGAGGTTAGCAAAAAACGACGATTTCAACAACAGCCTCATAACGGGAAATTACCGACTAAACCTCATCTACCGATTCATTCCAAGTCCTAAAGTCAGAAAATTCTTGGACACCATTAACCCGTATCAATATTTGGAATAG
- a CDS encoding glycosyltransferase family 2 protein, with translation MHASEQENLVSIVIPCYNQGKYLRETVLSVLGSTYHPFEVIIVNDGSKDDSLQIAGALAKEFPEVRVIDQENGGVSKARNTGIEDANGSIILPLDGDDLISKEYIEAAVKVLKAQPAVKVVYSQGVKFDEAGQKSWNLKPFSRHQLALDNMIFCSALFRKVDWRKAGKYSEEMRFMGREDWEFWIKMLKDGGEVVQLPFTGFYYRLTPNSKRKKTSSAAIKRERIAFLNSRHAAYFSRELNGPLRFRRSWSRPYNTMLKWLGML, from the coding sequence ATGCATGCATCGGAACAGGAAAATCTGGTAAGTATCGTTATCCCGTGTTATAACCAAGGTAAATACCTAAGGGAAACGGTGCTTTCAGTACTTGGCTCCACCTATCACCCCTTTGAAGTGATTATCGTAAACGATGGGTCAAAAGACGATTCTCTTCAGATCGCAGGAGCATTGGCGAAGGAATTTCCTGAAGTAAGGGTTATTGACCAAGAAAACGGAGGTGTTTCCAAGGCTAGAAATACAGGCATAGAAGATGCAAATGGCAGTATCATACTTCCGCTGGACGGTGATGATCTTATTTCAAAAGAATACATCGAGGCTGCAGTCAAGGTCCTGAAAGCCCAGCCAGCCGTAAAAGTGGTCTATAGCCAAGGAGTGAAGTTTGATGAAGCGGGTCAGAAAAGCTGGAATCTAAAGCCTTTCAGTAGGCACCAGTTGGCGCTGGACAACATGATTTTTTGCTCGGCCTTGTTCAGGAAAGTAGATTGGCGAAAGGCAGGGAAATATTCAGAAGAAATGCGTTTTATGGGCCGGGAAGACTGGGAATTTTGGATCAAAATGCTCAAGGACGGCGGGGAAGTGGTTCAGCTGCCTTTCACAGGATTTTATTATCGACTTACACCCAATAGTAAGCGAAAGAAAACATCCAGTGCAGCAATAAAGAGAGAGCGAATCGCTTTTCTAAACTCAAGGCACGCAGCGTATTTTTCAAGGGAGCTTAATGGTCCCCTACGTTTTCGGCGGTCTTGGTCCAGGCCCTACAATACCATGCTGAAATGGTTAGGTATGCTTTAG
- a CDS encoding glycosyltransferase family 2 protein, which produces MAKALVITPVKNSIETTLETAQAIKASSVPVIHKIFNDFSSAETKAALDKNAPKIGYELVHLEDVTDTPSPNYKLVLQMAQKEAVEKQLPLLVVESDVTVEKNTIEEMLRFLDGHQNAGLVGAITVGYDRKVNFPYLKFKDVTEKVIDTKRSLSFCCTLFSPEFLAAYDFMQLDQSKDWYDTFISKKAIELGHSNYVLMDVPVLHKPHGSRPWKQLKYKNPLKYYFLKFWKGMDKI; this is translated from the coding sequence ATGGCCAAAGCACTTGTAATCACACCTGTCAAAAACTCGATCGAGACCACCCTGGAAACAGCTCAAGCCATCAAGGCATCATCTGTCCCGGTCATCCATAAAATTTTCAATGATTTCAGTTCGGCAGAAACCAAAGCCGCCCTGGACAAAAACGCCCCAAAGATCGGTTACGAATTGGTGCACTTGGAAGATGTCACGGACACTCCTTCTCCCAACTACAAACTGGTGCTCCAAATGGCCCAGAAGGAGGCAGTAGAAAAGCAACTTCCTCTGCTCGTGGTAGAATCCGATGTGACGGTAGAGAAAAACACCATCGAAGAAATGCTCCGCTTCCTTGACGGCCATCAAAATGCCGGCTTGGTAGGAGCCATCACGGTAGGCTATGACCGGAAAGTCAACTTCCCATACCTGAAATTCAAGGATGTCACGGAAAAAGTCATTGATACGAAGAGGAGTTTGAGCTTTTGCTGTACACTGTTCAGTCCTGAATTTTTGGCGGCTTATGATTTTATGCAGCTGGATCAGTCCAAAGACTGGTACGATACGTTTATCTCCAAAAAAGCCATTGAACTGGGCCATAGCAATTATGTGCTGATGGACGTGCCAGTACTTCACAAGCCCCACGGCAGCCGTCCCTGGAAGCAACTCAAATACAAAAACCCATTAAAATATTATTTCCTGAAATTCTGGAAAGGAATGGATAAGATCTAA
- a CDS encoding pyridoxal phosphate-dependent aminotransferase, giving the protein MSSILSDRINNMEESATLAMAKKARELKGQGIDIISLSLGEPDFKTPQHIQDAAKAAIDEGKYFSYSPVAGYQDLREAIAQKLQTQNKITEAKAENIVLSTGAKHSIANIFMCLLNEGDEVVIFSPYWVSYAEIIKLAGGVPVLIEGTLENNFKASAEQLEEAITDKTKAVIYSSPCNPTGSVFSKDELQAIAEVIKKHKDIYVVADEIYELINYTGQHASMAALPGMFDRTITVNGFSKGYAMTGWRVGYICAPLFIAKACEKIQGQFTSGGTGIAQRAALAAITGDQTPSVEMEKAYKKRRELVLELLRDIPGIKTHVPEGAFYFFPDVTAFFGKAAGEIKIENADDFCLYILNTAHVSVVTGAAFGAPNCVRLSYAASEEELKEALKRIKEAVAKLS; this is encoded by the coding sequence ATGAGCAGTATTTTATCAGACCGTATTAACAATATGGAAGAGTCAGCTACGCTGGCGATGGCCAAAAAAGCAAGAGAGCTCAAAGGCCAGGGAATCGATATCATCAGTTTGAGTCTGGGAGAGCCTGATTTCAAGACTCCCCAGCACATCCAGGATGCGGCCAAGGCTGCCATAGATGAGGGGAAATATTTCTCGTATTCTCCCGTAGCAGGCTATCAAGACTTGAGGGAAGCCATTGCCCAAAAGCTACAAACCCAAAATAAAATCACTGAAGCCAAAGCGGAAAACATCGTTCTTTCTACTGGCGCCAAACATTCCATTGCGAACATTTTCATGTGCCTGCTCAATGAAGGTGATGAAGTGGTGATCTTCTCTCCATACTGGGTAAGTTATGCAGAAATCATCAAGCTGGCAGGTGGTGTGCCGGTCCTCATCGAAGGGACCCTTGAAAACAACTTCAAAGCATCGGCTGAGCAACTGGAAGAGGCCATCACGGACAAGACCAAGGCGGTCATCTATTCCTCTCCTTGTAATCCTACCGGATCTGTATTCAGCAAGGATGAACTCCAAGCCATTGCTGAAGTGATCAAAAAACACAAGGACATCTATGTCGTAGCTGATGAGATTTACGAACTGATCAACTATACCGGCCAGCATGCCAGCATGGCGGCACTTCCCGGAATGTTTGACAGGACCATCACCGTCAATGGCTTTTCTAAGGGATATGCCATGACCGGTTGGAGAGTGGGCTACATCTGCGCCCCGCTTTTCATCGCCAAGGCTTGTGAAAAAATCCAAGGTCAATTCACTTCTGGTGGCACGGGCATCGCCCAGCGCGCCGCTTTGGCAGCCATCACCGGTGACCAGACGCCTTCTGTAGAAATGGAAAAAGCCTACAAGAAAAGAAGGGAGCTTGTGCTAGAGCTACTTAGGGACATTCCCGGCATCAAGACACACGTACCGGAAGGAGCTTTTTATTTCTTCCCTGATGTGACAGCCTTCTTTGGCAAGGCTGCCGGGGAGATCAAGATCGAAAATGCAGATGATTTCTGTCTGTATATCCTGAACACGGCACACGTCTCTGTCGTGACAGGTGCTGCTTTTGGGGCTCCCAACTGCGTGAGGCTTTCCTATGCCGCTTCCGAAGAAGAGCTGAAAGAAGCCCTGAAACGTATCAAAGAAGCAGTAGCTAAACTTAGCTGA
- a CDS encoding toxin-antitoxin system YwqK family antitoxin, whose amino-acid sequence MLGMKKYLILLLLLVKVSILKGQRFDSLSSASPAADSSGVVESSLLPTTAPILLFDDEKRKEEKKKKRKKQKKNIYYGERTRKDFIRVETRGKTQYQLFHITTRNRMVNPYVRDVYWLDTKNDVIRTKGFNPEEGYLLHGPYEKRIDDAVVEKGMFYFGTKHERWMTFDQKNILLNKGHYYEGWPKDSRVTYYNKGEQQIEKVIPVEYELKEGNFYHFYENGQLAVMGEYHYGEKVGLWTEYWNTDGGKTIRKREIQYQEEPFTKNFRPYIKAEWNADGQLIYQAGR is encoded by the coding sequence ATGCTTGGCATGAAAAAATACCTCATTCTACTTCTTTTATTGGTCAAGGTCAGCATACTCAAGGGCCAGCGCTTTGACTCCTTGTCATCCGCATCGCCTGCCGCGGACTCTTCCGGTGTCGTGGAGAGCTCGCTACTTCCTACCACTGCGCCCATCCTTCTTTTTGACGATGAGAAACGCAAAGAAGAAAAGAAAAAGAAGCGGAAAAAACAGAAGAAAAACATCTACTATGGCGAGCGCACCCGCAAGGATTTTATCCGCGTGGAGACCAGGGGGAAGACCCAGTATCAGCTGTTTCACATCACCACCAGAAACAGAATGGTCAATCCCTATGTACGGGATGTGTATTGGTTGGATACCAAAAATGATGTGATCAGGACCAAGGGATTTAATCCCGAAGAAGGATATCTGCTGCACGGCCCTTATGAAAAACGTATCGATGATGCTGTGGTGGAGAAAGGGATGTTTTACTTTGGCACCAAGCATGAACGGTGGATGACTTTTGACCAAAAGAACATCCTGCTGAACAAGGGGCATTATTATGAAGGATGGCCAAAAGATTCCAGGGTTACCTATTACAATAAAGGCGAACAGCAAATTGAGAAAGTCATCCCTGTGGAATACGAACTTAAGGAAGGCAACTTTTACCACTTTTATGAAAATGGTCAGTTGGCCGTAATGGGTGAATACCATTATGGAGAAAAAGTGGGGCTATGGACAGAATACTGGAATACGGATGGCGGCAAGACCATTCGCAAGCGGGAGATCCAATACCAAGAGGAACCTTTTACCAAGAATTTCAGACCATATATAAAGGCGGAATGGAATGCAGATGGACAACTGATCTATCAGGCCGGGCGGTAG
- a CDS encoding DEAD/DEAH box helicase produces MSDSPQSFENFKLNKQLLEAVKEAGYTKPTPIQEKTIPLALAGQDILGIAQTGTGKTAAYVLPLLMKTKYAQGDHARALILAPTRELVIQIEQAILDLGKYTDLRYVCLYGGIGPTPQIEKIREGVDIIIATPGRFMDIYSKGELFVRNIKTMVMDEADKMMDMGFMPQLRSILEVIPVKRQNMLFSATFSERVERISHEFLEFPERIEIALQATTADTVAQTKYFVPNLKTKITLLDHLLQDGEINRVIVFAKSRKNAEAVYQYLERRKHGEIRVIHANKGQNTRINSVDDFKSGNVRILVATDVAARGLDISMVSHVVNFDVPLIYEDYVHRVGRTGRAEQEGAAFTFINPAEEYHFGRIEEIIRMEVPEEPIPKEVRIADTPFAEKQAYDREIDKQRQKADPTFKGAFHEKKARANTNPHYNPDKKKVRGNKNSKAKRNRNQMKKKGGKR; encoded by the coding sequence ATGTCCGATAGCCCGCAGTCTTTCGAAAATTTTAAACTGAACAAGCAGCTTTTGGAAGCGGTGAAAGAGGCTGGCTATACCAAGCCTACCCCTATTCAGGAAAAGACCATCCCGCTCGCATTGGCAGGCCAGGACATTTTGGGCATCGCCCAGACCGGGACCGGAAAGACCGCCGCCTATGTGTTGCCACTATTGATGAAAACAAAATATGCGCAGGGCGACCATGCTCGGGCCTTGATCCTGGCTCCGACACGTGAGTTGGTGATTCAGATAGAGCAGGCGATCCTTGATCTCGGCAAATATACTGACCTCCGTTATGTGTGCCTGTATGGAGGCATAGGGCCGACGCCACAGATCGAAAAGATCCGCGAAGGAGTGGATATTATCATCGCCACACCAGGTCGGTTTATGGACATTTATAGTAAAGGCGAGCTCTTTGTCCGTAATATCAAAACCATGGTGATGGACGAGGCGGATAAAATGATGGATATGGGATTTATGCCGCAGCTCCGATCAATTTTGGAAGTGATTCCCGTGAAGCGGCAAAACATGCTTTTTTCGGCGACGTTCTCGGAAAGGGTAGAGCGTATTTCACACGAATTTTTGGAGTTTCCTGAGCGGATCGAGATTGCATTGCAAGCGACTACAGCCGATACGGTGGCACAGACCAAGTATTTCGTGCCCAATCTCAAGACCAAGATCACCCTACTGGATCATTTGCTGCAGGACGGAGAAATCAATCGGGTGATCGTTTTTGCCAAATCCCGAAAAAATGCCGAAGCGGTTTACCAATACCTTGAACGTAGAAAGCACGGTGAAATCCGTGTGATCCATGCCAATAAGGGACAAAATACCCGAATCAATTCCGTGGATGACTTTAAGTCAGGAAATGTGAGGATCCTCGTGGCGACGGATGTGGCGGCCAGGGGGCTGGATATCAGCATGGTCAGCCATGTAGTCAATTTTGACGTGCCGCTGATCTATGAGGACTATGTTCACCGTGTGGGACGTACCGGCCGGGCAGAGCAGGAAGGTGCTGCCTTTACCTTTATCAACCCTGCAGAGGAATATCATTTTGGGCGGATCGAGGAGATTATCCGAATGGAGGTGCCCGAGGAGCCCATTCCCAAGGAGGTGCGCATTGCCGACACGCCCTTTGCCGAAAAGCAGGCCTACGACCGGGAGATCGACAAGCAACGGCAAAAAGCTGACCCTACCTTCAAGGGAGCCTTTCATGAGAAAAAGGCCCGTGCGAATACTAATCCCCACTATAATCCCGACAAGAAAAAGGTTCGTGGCAACAAAAACAGCAAGGCCAAAAGAAACCGTAATCAGATGAAGAAAAAGGGAGGCAAACGGTAA